From Desulfuromonas soudanensis, the proteins below share one genomic window:
- a CDS encoding DUF86 domain-containing protein, with translation MSTDRPIDDYLADIIEAISDISSFIAGMNYEGFAADKKTVNAVIRSLEVIGEAVKKIPTGLRQKHNDLPWKEIAGTRDKLIHEYFGVDLQILWETAKSDLVPLEKAIRSLQEDISS, from the coding sequence ATGTCAACTGATCGGCCGATTGACGATTATCTGGCGGACATCATCGAAGCGATAAGCGACATTTCTTCTTTCATCGCCGGGATGAATTATGAAGGATTCGCTGCGGACAAGAAAACTGTCAATGCGGTGATTCGAAGTCTTGAGGTCATTGGAGAGGCTGTCAAGAAGATCCCCACCGGTTTGCGACAGAAACACAATGATCTTCCCTGGAAGGAGATCGCCGGAACACGTGACAAACTGATCCACGAATATTTCGGTGTTGATCTGCAGATTCTTTGGGAAACTGCCAAGAGCGACCTCGTTCCCCTAGAAAAAGCCATTCGATCTTTACAGGAAGATATTTCTTCATAA
- a CDS encoding transcriptional regulator, producing the protein MTYNVRMITFIESPLFTRQVADYLSDEEFAEFQAFLASSPDAGDVVKGSGGVRKVRWKRKGAGKSGGVRVMYFTRLQCGEIWLLLIYAKSAVDSIPGHILKALKEEIEHDAQ; encoded by the coding sequence ATGACGTATAATGTCCGCATGATTACTTTTATTGAATCCCCGCTCTTTACAAGGCAGGTAGCTGATTACCTGAGTGATGAAGAGTTTGCGGAATTTCAGGCGTTTTTGGCTTCGTCTCCCGACGCCGGGGATGTCGTGAAAGGGTCCGGTGGGGTCCGTAAGGTCCGCTGGAAACGAAAGGGAGCTGGCAAAAGCGGCGGGGTAAGAGTCATGTATTTTACGCGCCTGCAGTGCGGTGAGATCTGGCTCCTGCTGATCTACGCGAAAAGCGCTGTTGACAGCATCCCCGGGCATATTTTGAAAGCCCTTAAAGAGGAGATTGAACATGACGCTCAATGA
- a CDS encoding IS3 family transposase (programmed frameshift), which yields MTRGSNGRYSKEFRIEAVKMVVEGGVAVYEASRQLSLPKSTLENWVRAFKAGKLSNIGGKGQQRPLTEVELELDRVKRELAQVKQERDILKKGRRVLCQGVAARYAVINQLRPEYSVPLLCQSLEVSPSGYYTWLKRPDSPRQKEEARLAIEIKAAHKRNRETYGPERLQTDLAEHGVQVGVHRIKRIRKKHGIRCKQVKKFKATTNSNHSLPVAENLLDQNFAVEAPNQVWVTDITYIPTAEGWLYLAGHKDLFTGEIVGYAMGERMTKNLVSQSLFRAVSVKRPATGLIHHSDRGSQYCALEFQKLLKQFNMQTSMSRRGNCYDNAPIESFWGTLKNELVHHRRYATRWEAMREITEYIEIFYNRQRRQKRLGYLSPAAYEQEYYKELSAA from the exons ATGACAAGAGGTTCTAATGGCCGCTATTCGAAGGAATTTCGCATTGAGGCCGTAAAAATGGTGGTTGAAGGAGGTGTCGCTGTCTATGAGGCATCGCGCCAGTTATCCCTGCCGAAATCCACCCTTGAGAATTGGGTAAGGGCGTTCAAGGCCGGAAAGCTCAGTAATATCGGTGGCAAAGGCCAACAGCGCCCGCTGACCGAAGTCGAGCTGGAACTTGACAGGGTTAAACGAGAACTGGCCCAGGTCAAGCAGGAGCGCGACATCCTAAAAAAAG GCCGCCGCGTACTTTGCCAAGGAGTCGCTGCCCGGTACGCGGTAATAAATCAACTTCGACCTGAGTACTCTGTCCCTCTGCTCTGCCAGAGCCTGGAGGTTTCACCCAGTGGCTATTACACCTGGCTGAAGCGCCCGGACTCACCTCGGCAGAAGGAGGAGGCACGGCTCGCAATCGAAATCAAGGCGGCTCACAAAAGAAACCGGGAAACCTACGGTCCCGAACGATTACAAACCGATCTCGCCGAGCATGGCGTTCAGGTCGGGGTCCATCGGATCAAGCGAATCCGCAAGAAACACGGGATTCGTTGCAAGCAGGTGAAGAAGTTCAAGGCGACAACAAACTCCAACCATTCACTGCCTGTCGCCGAGAACCTTCTGGACCAAAACTTTGCTGTCGAAGCTCCCAACCAGGTCTGGGTAACTGACATTACTTACATCCCCACCGCCGAAGGCTGGCTGTATCTGGCCGGGCATAAAGACCTCTTCACCGGAGAGATCGTGGGATATGCGATGGGCGAAAGAATGACGAAGAATCTGGTGAGTCAATCCCTATTCCGTGCCGTGTCAGTCAAGCGCCCGGCGACCGGGTTGATCCATCATTCGGATCGGGGCAGCCAGTATTGCGCCTTGGAGTTTCAGAAACTACTGAAGCAGTTCAATATGCAGACTTCGATGAGCCGCCGAGGTAACTGCTACGACAACGCCCCCATTGAGAGTTTCTGGGGGACACTGAAAAACGAATTGGTCCACCATCGTCGTTACGCCACCCGGTGGGAAGCGATGCGAGAAATCACGGAGTACATCGAAATCTTCTACAATCGTCAAAGGCGCCAGAAGCGGCTGGGCTACCTGTCGCCTGCTGCCTACGAACAGGAATATTACAAAGAGCTAAGCGCAGCATAA
- a CDS encoding transposase, with the protein MARKPRIHFPGAVYHVIFRGNAGQPVFSTDEDRTRFFLLLQEGTCRFGYRVHAFCLMHNHIHMALQVGQVGLPGRTRATS; encoded by the coding sequence ATGGCACGTAAACCAAGAATACATTTCCCCGGCGCCGTGTATCACGTGATTTTCCGCGGCAACGCAGGCCAGCCCGTCTTCTCTACAGATGAAGACCGAACGCGATTTTTCCTTCTCCTTCAAGAAGGAACCTGTCGCTTTGGCTACCGCGTTCATGCCTTCTGCCTCATGCACAATCACATCCATATGGCCCTGCAGGTCGGTCAGGTAGGACTGCCGGGTCGGACCCGCGCAACAAGCTGA
- a CDS encoding helix-turn-helix domain-containing protein gives MTLNDKELLKRDANRNIGEELLQSIRAIKSGKVGRTTPVEISPIAEARHKLDLSQGEFAKLLGVSPRTLQEWEQGRRQPSGAAKSLIAIAIKRPEVLKEILAA, from the coding sequence ATGACGCTCAATGACAAAGAACTTCTCAAGCGCGATGCCAATCGCAATATCGGTGAAGAGTTGCTGCAGAGCATCCGGGCGATCAAGTCCGGCAAGGTGGGCCGAACCACTCCGGTTGAGATCTCACCCATCGCCGAGGCCCGACACAAGCTCGATCTTTCCCAAGGTGAATTTGCTAAACTTCTCGGCGTTTCGCCGCGCACTCTCCAGGAGTGGGAGCAGGGGCGCCGCCAGCCTTCCGGTGCCGCAAAATCCCTGATCGCTATTGCCATCAAACGTCCGGAAGTCCTCAAGGAGATCCTGGCGGCGTAA
- a CDS encoding acyltransferase family protein, whose translation MSQNQVAHLKYRPDIDGLRAVAVLSVFFFHLNHQWLPGGFVGVDIFFVISGYLITSVLYNDCKTGRFNLNRFYQRRVARIFPALFTVALATLVGAAYIYTPQDFASTGAALVAATLSLANVKFMMQGDYFHISQDAQPFLHYWSLSVEEQFYLIFPLFLFLIFRYARRYLVPILLLLGIGSLFTCVILTQIKPIWAFYLLPTRAWELCAGCLLAVTPLTTINGRFVRIPHWLPALGLLLIGCSFVLLHEGPQFPGWQAVLPVVGTVAIIWPRETLHGPVARFLSARPMVNIGKLSYSLYLWHWPVFSLIDYRLYLMLDEMRLVLKISLSLLLTILTYHFIENPARTFLNRPQSRRVAYVALGAVLVLCVPLGLSVRQNNFVDAEISDVAKGGLEFPGNIGAATVVLMGDSNGSMYGKEIKRICSELGYKLNVISVSAGDSLPERKTDSSQLWRDSLDAVSKIKPDYLLVANSWSGKLRNDPKRLVVALDKLKPYAGQIILLNQPPILPKIANRKSIREGARPPFLENTDVRAERLKVNEFLINMQTSGVSVVDISRHFEGKNGEVLFLDEHGRILYHDPGHLSGYGAEKVHDVLKQALRERPAGSDPRNDLKLFGKVPI comes from the coding sequence ATGTCTCAAAATCAAGTCGCACACCTAAAGTATCGTCCCGATATCGATGGTTTGCGTGCTGTTGCCGTTCTGTCTGTTTTCTTTTTTCACCTCAACCACCAATGGCTCCCTGGAGGTTTCGTAGGCGTAGACATCTTCTTCGTCATATCCGGATACCTCATCACATCAGTTCTTTACAACGATTGTAAAACTGGACGGTTTAACCTCAATCGTTTTTATCAACGCCGAGTCGCTAGGATTTTCCCAGCACTCTTCACTGTTGCATTAGCAACACTTGTTGGCGCCGCTTACATCTATACACCACAGGATTTTGCCTCCACCGGTGCTGCTCTGGTTGCGGCGACACTTTCTTTAGCTAACGTAAAATTCATGATGCAGGGCGATTATTTCCATATATCCCAAGACGCCCAACCGTTCCTTCATTACTGGTCACTTTCCGTTGAAGAGCAGTTTTATCTAATCTTTCCGCTGTTCTTATTTCTCATCTTTCGTTATGCACGTCGCTATTTGGTACCTATTCTATTGCTTCTCGGCATTGGAAGTCTCTTCACATGCGTAATCCTTACTCAAATCAAACCTATTTGGGCTTTCTACCTATTGCCGACTCGTGCATGGGAACTATGTGCTGGCTGTCTTTTGGCCGTCACTCCGTTGACTACAATTAATGGTCGTTTTGTCCGAATCCCTCATTGGCTACCCGCTCTAGGACTATTGCTGATTGGATGTTCTTTTGTTTTGCTACATGAAGGCCCTCAGTTTCCTGGTTGGCAAGCTGTCTTGCCTGTCGTGGGTACAGTTGCGATTATCTGGCCACGAGAGACTTTACACGGACCTGTTGCGAGATTTCTTTCGGCCCGCCCAATGGTCAACATCGGGAAGCTTTCTTATTCTCTTTACCTTTGGCATTGGCCTGTGTTTTCCCTGATTGACTACCGACTATACCTCATGCTGGATGAGATGCGTCTTGTGCTGAAAATTAGTCTTAGTCTTCTACTCACTATCTTAACTTATCACTTCATCGAAAACCCAGCACGGACCTTTCTCAATCGCCCACAGAGTCGCCGTGTCGCCTATGTAGCTTTAGGTGCGGTGTTGGTTCTGTGCGTTCCTCTGGGTCTGTCTGTCAGACAAAATAACTTTGTTGATGCAGAGATTAGTGACGTGGCAAAAGGTGGTTTGGAGTTCCCTGGAAATATTGGGGCAGCTACTGTAGTGCTTATGGGGGATAGTAACGGTTCAATGTACGGCAAAGAGATAAAACGAATCTGCTCAGAGTTGGGATATAAATTAAATGTAATAAGCGTTTCTGCTGGGGATTCTCTTCCGGAGCGAAAAACGGATTCGAGTCAACTCTGGCGAGATTCATTGGATGCAGTTAGCAAAATCAAACCTGACTACCTCCTTGTCGCTAACTCTTGGAGTGGTAAACTTCGCAATGACCCAAAACGGTTGGTGGTGGCGCTCGACAAGCTCAAGCCATATGCAGGGCAAATTATTCTGCTTAATCAACCACCCATACTACCGAAGATCGCAAATCGTAAATCTATTCGAGAAGGCGCACGACCACCATTTTTGGAAAATACTGATGTTAGAGCAGAGCGCCTTAAAGTTAACGAATTTCTCATTAATATGCAGACCTCAGGTGTCTCCGTTGTTGATATCTCGCGACATTTTGAAGGTAAAAACGGAGAAGTGCTTTTTCTAGATGAACACGGACGCATTCTCTATCATGATCCTGGTCACCTGTCTGGTTATGGTGCGGAGAAAGTCCACGACGTTCTTAAGCAAGCACTCAGAGAACGACCTGCCGGGTCGGACCCGCGCAACGATCTGAAATTGTTTGGGAAAGTTCCAATTTGA
- a CDS encoding type II toxin-antitoxin system RelE/ParE family toxin, with product MILKTRHFNRWAKKAGLSDKALSEAVVEMVGGLIDAVLGNGIVKKRIALPGQGKRGSTRTLLATNRGDRWIFVYGFEKNQRSNISDRELEALKMLAVDLLSLSKEQIAAAIDSGALLEVLHETNKN from the coding sequence ATGATCCTGAAGACCCGGCATTTCAATCGCTGGGCGAAAAAGGCTGGGTTGTCAGACAAAGCATTGTCCGAAGCAGTTGTCGAGATGGTCGGCGGATTGATCGATGCCGTCCTTGGGAACGGGATCGTAAAAAAACGGATCGCTCTCCCGGGACAAGGGAAACGCGGCAGTACACGGACGCTTCTGGCAACCAATCGTGGTGATCGATGGATCTTCGTGTATGGCTTCGAAAAGAACCAACGATCCAATATTTCGGATCGGGAACTGGAAGCCTTGAAGATGTTGGCAGTCGACCTGCTGAGCTTAAGCAAAGAGCAAATTGCCGCTGCGATCGACAGTGGGGCTCTGCTGGAGGTGTTGCATGAAACAAACAAAAATTGA
- a CDS encoding nucleotidyltransferase family protein: protein MLNTNEVTEKLEKHLEILRMQYGVERIGLFGSLVRGSQHSESDIDLLVEFKRPVGMFKFIELENQLSDLLGAKVDLVTPNALKPGIGKRILDEVRYVN from the coding sequence ATGCTGAATACCAACGAGGTCACGGAAAAGCTGGAGAAGCACCTTGAGATCCTGCGAATGCAATACGGGGTTGAACGGATCGGCCTGTTCGGGTCGCTGGTCCGCGGTAGCCAGCACTCCGAAAGTGATATCGACCTTCTGGTCGAATTCAAGCGGCCCGTGGGCATGTTCAAATTCATCGAACTGGAAAATCAGCTCTCCGACCTTCTGGGTGCAAAAGTCGACCTGGTCACGCCCAATGCCCTCAAGCCCGGCATAGGCAAGCGCATTCTTGATGAGGTTCGTTATGTCAACTGA
- a CDS encoding helix-turn-helix domain-containing protein, which produces MKQTKIDKNRILDAVHEVARDLHTLDFIDKRAMRRYDALCLEPVPDYTATDIRALRERYRLSQAVLASILNTSISTVQKWEIGEKHPGGPSLKLLNILDRKGLDSLI; this is translated from the coding sequence ATGAAACAAACAAAAATTGACAAAAACCGGATTCTTGATGCAGTACATGAAGTTGCTCGGGATCTGCATACCCTGGATTTTATCGACAAGCGCGCCATGCGTCGTTACGATGCCTTGTGCCTTGAGCCGGTTCCTGACTATACCGCCACGGACATTCGCGCTCTGCGTGAGCGTTATCGGCTCAGCCAGGCGGTGCTGGCTTCCATCCTCAATACCAGCATTTCCACTGTGCAGAAATGGGAGATTGGCGAAAAGCATCCCGGCGGGCCGTCGCTGAAACTGCTGAACATTCTCGATCGCAAGGGGCTGGACAGCCTTATCTGA